The following are encoded together in the Enterobacteriaceae endosymbiont of Plateumaris braccata genome:
- the rsmI gene encoding 16S rRNA (cytidine(1402)-2'-O)-methyltransferase: MKKNQTILGNLYIVPTPIGNYNDINYRSLIILKKVNLILSEDKRKTGILLKYFNIKNKLYSYHEYNEKKKSTIILDKIKKGYNIALVSDSGTPLINDPGYRIVKLCRLENNSIKIIPIPGPCAAILALSASGLPSNKFCYEGFLPKKKNKRLVRLNELKLEKRTLIIYESKHKLLNSLYEIKNIFGENRYLVLAREITKKWECIYGDTVEKIILWIKKDKNRLKGEIVLVIDGLHNNIDEKISKESFTTLLMLKKYLPLKKAINITANIYKIKRNILYTYFLKNKY; the protein is encoded by the coding sequence ATGAAAAAAAATCAAACAATACTAGGAAATTTATATATAGTACCAACTCCAATAGGTAATTATAATGATATAAATTATCGATCATTAATAATTTTAAAAAAAGTAAATTTAATTTTATCTGAAGATAAAAGAAAAACAGGAATTTTGTTAAAATATTTTAACATTAAAAATAAATTATACTCATATCATGAATATAATGAAAAAAAAAAATCTACAATTATTCTTGATAAAATTAAAAAAGGTTATAATATAGCATTAGTTTCGGACTCAGGAACACCATTAATTAATGATCCTGGTTATAGAATAGTAAAATTGTGTCGTTTAGAAAATAATTCTATTAAAATTATACCTATACCTGGACCTTGTGCTGCTATTTTGGCATTATCTGCTTCTGGATTACCATCAAATAAATTTTGTTATGAAGGTTTTTTACCCAAAAAAAAAAATAAAAGATTAGTTAGATTAAATGAATTAAAATTAGAAAAAAGAACTTTAATTATTTATGAATCTAAACATAAACTATTAAATAGTTTATATGAAATTAAAAATATTTTTGGAGAAAATAGATATTTAGTTTTAGCAAGAGAAATAACAAAAAAATGGGAATGTATTTATGGAGATACTGTTGAAAAAATTATTTTATGGATTAAAAAAGATAAAAATAGATTAAAAGGAGAAATAGTTTTAGTTATTGATGGATTACATAATAATATTGATGAAAAAATATCTAAAGAATCTTTTACAACATTACTAATGTTAAAAAAATATTTACCTTTAAAAAAAGCTATTAATATTACGGCTAATATTTATAAAATTAAAAGAAATATATTATATACTTATTTTTTAAAAAATAAATATTGA